The following proteins come from a genomic window of Kocuria palustris:
- a CDS encoding amidohydrolase: MTSTWTLSDDQRTEMHDLYRHLHAHPELSMQEHRTAELIEAALSELEIESFRCGGTGVVGILRNGDGPVIGFRADTDGLPIQEDTGAEYASTDTGALEDGTEVPVMHGCGHDTHITALLTAARALVRMREQWSGTVVLIFQPGEETAAGSRAMVDDGLWDRAPKPEVIYGQHVMPGISGTVRLTAGPVMSYADSWRVTLHGRQSHGSQPENSVDPIVLGAHIVTRLQTVVSREISALQSAVVTVGTFHAGLKENIIPATAEFTLNIRSLDDKVREPVLAAVRRIISAEAAASGAPEPEIEELYRFPRNLNDVDETEALREHMVEALGEDKMITGKPFMGSEDFGTLAESIGVPSVFWFFGGFTEEQMAADDVPVNHSPQFLPVMEPTLSTGYAAAMTAVLSKLSTSS; the protein is encoded by the coding sequence ATGACCAGCACCTGGACCCTGAGCGACGACCAGCGCACCGAGATGCACGATCTCTACCGCCACCTGCACGCCCATCCCGAGCTGTCCATGCAGGAGCACCGCACGGCGGAGCTGATCGAGGCGGCCCTGTCCGAGCTCGAGATCGAGAGCTTCCGCTGCGGCGGGACCGGCGTGGTCGGCATCCTGCGCAATGGCGACGGCCCCGTGATCGGCTTCCGCGCCGACACCGACGGCCTGCCCATCCAGGAGGACACCGGCGCCGAGTACGCCTCCACGGACACCGGAGCCCTCGAGGACGGCACCGAGGTCCCGGTGATGCACGGCTGCGGCCACGACACCCACATCACCGCGCTGCTGACCGCGGCGCGGGCGCTCGTGCGCATGCGCGAGCAGTGGAGCGGGACCGTCGTGCTGATCTTCCAGCCCGGGGAGGAGACCGCCGCCGGGTCGCGGGCCATGGTCGACGACGGCCTGTGGGACCGCGCCCCCAAGCCCGAGGTGATCTACGGCCAGCACGTGATGCCGGGGATCTCGGGCACGGTGCGCCTGACGGCCGGGCCCGTGATGAGCTACGCCGATTCCTGGCGGGTGACGCTGCACGGACGCCAGTCCCACGGCTCGCAGCCGGAGAACTCGGTGGATCCGATCGTGCTGGGCGCGCACATCGTGACCCGCCTGCAGACGGTGGTCTCGCGCGAGATCTCCGCCCTGCAGTCGGCCGTCGTCACGGTGGGCACCTTCCACGCCGGGCTGAAGGAGAACATCATCCCGGCCACGGCGGAGTTCACGCTGAACATCCGCTCCCTGGACGACAAGGTCCGCGAGCCCGTGCTGGCCGCGGTGCGTCGGATCATCTCGGCGGAGGCCGCGGCCTCCGGGGCGCCCGAGCCGGAGATCGAGGAGCTCTACCGCTTCCCGCGCAACCTCAACGACGTCGACGAGACCGAGGCGCTGCGCGAGCACATGGTGGAGGCCCTGGGCGAGGACAAGATGATCACCGGCAAGCCGTTCATGGGCTCCGAGGACTTCGGCACGCTCGCCGAGTCGATCGGGGTGCCGTCGGTGTTCTGGTTCTTCGGCGGCTTCACCGAGGAGCAGATGGCCGCCGACGACGTCCCGGTCAACCACTCGCCGCAGTTCCTGCCGGTCATGGAGCCCACGCTGAGCACCGGGTACGCCGCGGCGATGACGGCAGTGCTCTCCAAGCTCTCCACGAGCTCCTGA